Sequence from the Gemmatimonadota bacterium genome:
GCGCCGTGCCCTGACCGAGTTGGCAGGGGACCCGGCGGTCGACGAGGATCGGTTGGCCCGCGAAGTGGCCTTGCTCGCCGAGCGCTGGGACATCAGCGAGGAAGTGGTGCGACTCCGCTCGCACATCGCGCTGTTCCGCGAGCTGCTCGAAGCCGATGGTGCGGAGCCGGTCGGCAAACGATTGGGGTTCCTCAGCCAGGAGATGCACCGCGAGACCAACACGATCGGCTCGAAGGCCAACGATGCCGCCATCGAGCACCAGGTCGTAGCCATCAAGAACGAGATCGAGCGGCTGCGCGAACAGGTCGAGAACGTCGAGTGAAGCTGCGCAGGCAGGCCTTCCCGCTGGTGATCTCGGCGCCCAGCGGCGCGGGGAAGACCACGCTGGCGCGGGCACTGGTCGAGCGCCAGCCCGGAGTCGTGTTCTCGATCTCGGCCACCACCCGGCCTGCGCGGCCGCACGAGCGCGAAGCGCGCGATTACGCGTTCGTGGATGACGCCGAATTCGATCGCATGGTCGCGGCCGGCGAGCTCGCGGAATGGGCCGTGGTGCACGGCCGTCGCTACGGCACGCCGCGCGCAGAGATCGAGAAGGCGCTGGCCCGCGGCGAGATCGTGGTCCTGGACATCGACGTGCAGGGTGCGCGCCAGATCCGAGCGGCCTTCCCCGAGGCGCTCCTGGTCTTCGTCTTGCCCCCCTCCGTCCAGGAGCTGGACCGCCGGCTCGCCTGCCGGGGGAGTGAAGCCGAGGAGGAGCGGCGGCGCCGCCTGGTCAACGCCAGGATCGAGCTGGCTGCGGCGAGTGAATTCGATTACCTGGTCGTGAACGAGGAGCTGGAAACGGCCGTCCAGACGCTGGAGGCGGTGCTGCTGGCGGAGCGGCACCGGGCGGCCCGGTCAACCAACCTGGCCGCGGAGATCCGAGAGATGGATCGGGAGCTGGCCAGGATCCTGGAAAGGAGCGCTTGAGATGCAGGTTTTCACCCCTTCTGAGCTGGCCAACCGCTCGGGGAGCAAGTACCTGGGCGTGCTCGTGGCGGCACGCTACGCCCGCGAGCTGAATGCCCTGCCGCGTGACGCCGTGCCCACGTCCCTCGAAAAGAAGCTGACCACCCGCGCGCTCGAAGCACTGGTGTCCGGCGACGTCGAGTTCCGACTCATCAAGCGGCGGCGAAAGGGGTTGTAGGCCCTTGGCCGGCGGGCCAGACCCCGATCCCGCCGCGCCCGGCTCTGCCCCCACGAGCCCGGCAGAACGGGCGGGCAGCGGGCTGCTCCCGCGCCGGCCGTGGCAGGGACGCCGTGTCGTGCTCGGCGTCTCCGGCGGCATTGCCGCCTACAAGTCCGCTCAGCTCGCCCGGGAGCTTACCCAGCTCGGCGCGCTGGTCGACGTCGTGCTCACCCGCGCCGCGGCCAGCTTCATTGGCCCACTCACCTTCGAGGCATTGACCGGCCGGCCGGTGGCAGGCGACATCCTGGCCGCTGGCCACGCCCTCGAGCATATCCGGCTGGCACGCGAGGCAGACGTGGTCTGCGTTGCGCCCGCGACCGCCGATTTCCTCGCCCGCGCCGCGGCCGGCCGGGCTGATGACATGTTGACCGCCGTGCTGCTGGCGACCCGGGCACCCGTCCTGCTCTGCCCTGCCATGAACGACCGTATGTTCGAACACGCGCAGACGCAGAGCAATCTGCGCCACCTTGGCCAAGCGCTGGCCTACCAGATGTGCGGCCCGGCCAG
This genomic interval carries:
- the gmk gene encoding guanylate kinase; this translates as MVISAPSGAGKTTLARALVERQPGVVFSISATTRPARPHEREARDYAFVDDAEFDRMVAAGELAEWAVVHGRRYGTPRAEIEKALARGEIVVLDIDVQGARQIRAAFPEALLVFVLPPSVQELDRRLACRGSEAEEERRRRLVNARIELAAASEFDYLVVNEELETAVQTLEAVLLAERHRAARSTNLAAEIREMDRELARILERSA
- the rpoZ gene encoding DNA-directed RNA polymerase subunit omega — protein: MQVFTPSELANRSGSKYLGVLVAARYARELNALPRDAVPTSLEKKLTTRALEALVSGDVEFRLIKRRRKGL
- the coaBC gene encoding bifunctional phosphopantothenoylcysteine decarboxylase/phosphopantothenate--cysteine ligase CoaBC, whose translation is MAGGPDPDPAAPGSAPTSPAERAGSGLLPRRPWQGRRVVLGVSGGIAAYKSAQLARELTQLGALVDVVLTRAAASFIGPLTFEALTGRPVAGDILAAGHALEHIRLAREADVVCVAPATADFLARAAAGRADDMLTAVLLATRAPVLLCPAMNDRMFEHAQTQSNLRHLGQALAYQMCGPASGPLAYGEGAGPGRMEEPAVIREHVGRALEGQTAFRGRRVVVTAGPTREPVDPVRFLSNRSSGRMGFALAAAAWRRGADVHLISGPTALEPPVGPALRRVETAAEMEAAVRQVLPAAHVLLMAAAIADFRPARAAQQKLKKEVAPALLELERTADVLRVTQEARAPGMVAVGFALE